DNA from Pseudophryne corroboree isolate aPseCor3 chromosome 7, aPseCor3.hap2, whole genome shotgun sequence:
GAAGGTACGACTCATATATTTCATGCTGTCTTCACTGCCCAGTATGTCGTTCACTATCTCCTTGCCAAGGTGATTCTTCAGATATGTCACTATTGCTGGCTTGAGGCACCGTTCACAGAAGAGTTTTGCTCTGTTCTTGCATTCATCCTTCTCCTGGAATACACTTTTGAAAATAGAGCAATACTGAGATTTTAAGGCTTCTAGACACAAGTAAGGGTCATGAATCTGGACAAAATGGTCATGCATTTTCTGAAACTTTGGGGCTGCTTTACCTAGTAGGAGAAGTTTGAGGTCAAACTCATACTCGTCTGTGGTGTGAAGATTCTTCACATCTTTCTGTCTTATTCTTTCATTGACCATATTCAGCAACTCTTGACAAAATGTATCATGATAATTCTCTTCCTCCTTGACCTGTTGGTCTACATAGCGGGAACTTCTATCCATTAGGTGTTCCGCTATCTGCTCTGTCTTAAAGCTGTATTCTTGTTTGTAGAAATCCTTAACACCTGCTGCTTTGTACCAGATTTGGTCTTGACACTTTTTGTACCATTGAAGATCAATATGCTCCTCTTGCACCCGAAAAGATGCTTCTGCAAATTGAGAGATCTGCTTAATTCCAAGCAACCTCTGAGTTATACTCCCCGACTTGTGGCTCATCTCTTTCCGCAGCTGCTGGAGCATTTGTTGGCCAATGTCTTGTCTTGCTATAATGTTCACCTGAAAGCCTCTAATTGTGCCCTGCCACATGGCTTCAAATTCTGCTTCCAATTCTTTGTCATCAAGCTTTTGAGTTCTACTCTTGCATGAGTTAAGAAGTGAATTAACTTTTTCTTCTATTTTCACAGTAAAGTCATCCTTCAAATCTTGTATTTGTCGCTTAATTTTTTGTACACGAATGGCTTGATTACTCTTTCCTTTCCATTCTTCACTAAGCTCAGTCTTAAGACTTTTTATACTTTTGAAGAAATCGTCTTTGTATCTTTCTACCAGATGTGCATTTTCCAATTCACTTTCAAAATATGTGTTCAACAAGTCCTGCATTTGTTTCCCCTCTTTGTTGAGTATTTCCGACATAGAAAATGCTATTGCTTCCACCGTCAGTTTTTCTTCATGCTCATTCTTGATTGAGGTCAAAGTCTCCATCATCCAGTTGTATATATTTTTACGGAAGGTCCATTCCAGCTGAGAATATTTTACCGACACTTGGTCATAGGCATCAGCTACCAGACTATTTCTAAAGCTGAAGATAAATTTTTCATGTTTCACGGCATTCCATAAACTTTTAACCCACTCAAGAAAATCTGGGATATTCTGTGGCTTTTCAAATTTCTTTTTCATGTACTCAAGCAAATATCTCTTCAGGGAAATAATTTCTTCACTGTAGCCAGTGTTTATGGGAGCCATGGGTGGGACTCCTTGCCAAAGGCCAGGAATGTACCATGTGTGTTCATTAAGATCATAATCCATAACATCGCTAAAGGATACTACCCCGTCCAATTTTTCCATTTTTGCAGCAGCTTTTGTGATTTCATTCAGATGTTCCAGAAGTTTACTTCTGTCTCTTATACCCATGACATGAGCAGACACATCACTCACATTCTGATGTACAAACTGACAGTTTAGTTTCTTCCCAATTGTTTTCATCCGGAGAAATGCGTGGATCACAATCTGTAAAATATCTTTCATTTCTGATGAGTTTTCCATCGATATGTTAATTATGGTGATGTCACTCAAACCGACCACTACTGTGGCCAGCTCATTGTCATGTTCGTAATTGTCCTCCAGAGAAGCCAGCTCAGGAGCTTTCAGCCCTTCAGTGTCAATCACCAGAATGAAGTCACAGTCTAGCTCCTCCTGGAAGGTCTCCTCCACATTAATAAGAGTCATGAAGGCTCCCCGTGTGCATCGCCCACTGGCCACAGGGAACTGTAACCCAAACATGGTGTTCAGAAGGGTGGATTTCCCCGTGCTCTGTACTCCTAGCACAGTTATTACTCTCATTCTGCAGTGTCCTCCCATCTTGGTGTCCAGCTCAGTCAAGACATCAGTTATCCACTGCATGGGAATGTTGGAGGCGTCTCCATCAATCAGCTCCAATGGGAACCCATCCAGGAGAAGATCAGCAGCAATTGATGGGAGGTTACTGAATTTTCCTTCTGGTTGTGTCTGATTGAGTGTAAGAACATTTGACTCATGCATCTGCCCTACTTCACGTAGGAAATGTTCAATACCAAGGGAACTAGCTGATATCCTTTGATCTATTTGTTTTAGTATAACCACATTGGTGGAATATTTAATGTACTGAGTCTGTAACTCTTCTGAGTTTGATCGAGCAATAACATCCAGAAACAGCTTCATCCACTTCAAAAAATACATTTTCTCCATGTGACACAGATCAGTGAGTGCAGACAGAAATGTTTTCATGTCTCCTTGAAGTTCCTGCTGACTCTGCTGCTGACGCAACTCCAAGATTTTTCTTTTCAGTTCCGACCTGTAAATTTCCCCATGAACGTCTCCTTGTTTTCTCATCCTACAAAGTTCTTTTTCATTGCTAGTTATTTTTTTCCAGACCTCCCCCTGCAGGGTCATGGTTTCCTTCTTATACCGTGCCACATCTGTTATTTTGTTAGTGATTTTCAGAGCAAGTCGTTTGGCCTTCTGGCACTCTTCCAAGCTCTCATCTAAATGGATCCCAAGTTCATTAGCTACATTCCCAATTTCCACCAGTGTCATTGGTTTAGGAAAAGTCTTAGAAACATTTTTCACTACATTTTGTATTTCTTTCACGATTTCAGCTTCGTTCTTTCTTTGGTCTTTCACTAAGATATGGTTAGTC
Protein-coding regions in this window:
- the LOC134945732 gene encoding up-regulator of cell proliferation-like, with amino-acid sequence MDALLSELQLVEHRNSKLTLEHVLSIRKENVAGSSLQPSLPWSFLIKLIAFDETARNTMLGDAKEDICGFSTDDDRYESFDALSTIASRSVHPLDVLCALLHCSDSFLQQVIFSKMSMCQFAVPLLLPAGGGGPGTILLWPMRDIVKKWRPPSLQSTKGFREESLMNISMPVFSFMRLGNCSLSKSKIINKVLSPTSNHHEFFVHQAMESGYRPRTISEGLLEMSWFFPGGSENANIFHEPTAVMNLRGDLCSNKTQLSFLTRISSAVFIFAEKIQEKQCHLLACSGPDSSNYYFIVCPTNGNRDSKETKESLKVLSKFLNVRTNHILVKDQRKNEAEIVKEIQNVVKNVSKTFPKPMTLVEIGNVANELGIHLDESLEECQKAKRLALKITNKITDVARYKKETMTLQGEVWKKITSNEKELCRMRKQGDVHGEIYRSELKRKILELRQQQSQQELQGDMKTFLSALTDLCHMEKMYFLKWMKLFLDVIARSNSEELQTQYIKYSTNVVILKQIDQRISASSLGIEHFLREVGQMHESNVLTLNQTQPEGKFSNLPSIAADLLLDGFPLELIDGDASNIPMQWITDVLTELDTKMGGHCRMRVITVLGVQSTGKSTLLNTMFGLQFPVASGRCTRGAFMTLINVEETFQEELDCDFILVIDTEGLKAPELASLEDNYEHDNELATVVVGLSDITIINISMENSSEMKDILQIVIHAFLRMKTIGKKLNCQFVHQNVSDVSAHVMGIRDRSKLLEHLNEITKAAAKMEKLDGVVSFSDVMDYDLNEHTWYIPGLWQGVPPMAPINTGYSEEIISLKRYLLEYMKKKFEKPQNIPDFLEWVKSLWNAVKHEKFIFSFRNSLVADAYDQVSVKYSQLEWTFRKNIYNWMMETLTSIKNEHEEKLTVEAIAFSMSEILNKEGKQMQDLLNTYFESELENAHLVERYKDDFFKSIKSLKTELSEEWKGKSNQAIRVQKIKRQIQDLKDDFTVKIEEKVNSLLNSCKSRTQKLDDKELEAEFEAMWQGTIRGFQVNIIARQDIGQQMLQQLRKEMSHKSGSITQRLLGIKQISQFAEASFRVQEEHIDLQWYKKCQDQIWYKAAGVKDFYKQEYSFKTEQIAEHLMDRSSRYVDQQVKEEENYHDTFCQELLNMVNERIRQKDVKNLHTTDEYEFDLKLLLLGKAAPKFQKMHDHFVQIHDPYLCLEALKSQYCSIFKSVFQEKDECKNRAKLFCERCLKPAIVTYLKNHLGKEIVNDILGSEDSMKYMSRTFFQLHVLCKLLDDHSFDQYIQYINNYERFVKNCILELIKEKYERSSFLESLQSNILMSIIKKLRGILQNPQILENTNTSGFLKNFCDMLHKDLVISQDEVKVIIFQNCSPVTVFSANIESCLSETGDEIMSEMGALDIVSVLAQVTLKPEDELFKKVIGCGQQCPFCKVPCEAGCAEHTEHFATVHRPQGLGRYRYVDTNVLCSSLCSTDVVTEASFRNTATDWKFHPYKDYRTFYPDWMIQPDTSISASDYWKFIFKEFNYQFAREYKAKPAKLPEDWHKITREQARQSLRESFHMK